The Candidatus Paceibacterota bacterium genome includes a window with the following:
- the ruvB gene encoding Holliday junction branch migration DNA helicase RuvB yields MAEQKISEVLAKPDAALEMTLRPSLFSEFTGQLKVKERLEITVAAAKQRHEAIDHILFSGPPGLGKTTLAHILAKAMGANLKGTSGPTIEKAGDLAGLLTNLEEGDVLFIDEIHRLQKTIEEYLYPAMEDFKLDIIIDQGPNARSVRLNLPRFTLIGATTRSGLLTAPLLTRFPIRERLDYYHADDLQQIVTRSARLLNVEIDSQGAREIARRSRGTPRITNNLLRRVRDYAQVKHTGRITPEVADKALAMLEIDENGLDEMDKRILETVIVKFGGGPVGVSSMAVAVGEEPDTLEEVYEPYLIMEGYLKRTPQGRVATELSYKKLGLRAAGGKQPSLL; encoded by the coding sequence ATGGCCGAACAGAAGATTTCAGAGGTGCTGGCGAAGCCCGACGCTGCGCTGGAGATGACGCTGCGCCCCTCGCTCTTTTCAGAGTTCACCGGCCAGCTCAAAGTGAAAGAGCGCCTCGAAATTACCGTCGCCGCCGCCAAACAGCGTCACGAGGCCATTGATCACATCCTCTTCAGCGGCCCGCCCGGCCTCGGCAAGACCACGCTGGCCCACATCCTCGCCAAGGCCATGGGCGCTAATCTTAAGGGCACCAGCGGCCCGACGATCGAGAAAGCCGGCGACCTGGCCGGCCTCCTGACCAATCTGGAGGAGGGGGACGTCCTGTTCATTGACGAGATTCACCGCTTGCAGAAGACCATCGAGGAATACCTCTACCCCGCCATGGAAGACTTCAAGCTGGATATCATCATTGACCAGGGGCCCAATGCCCGCAGTGTCCGTCTTAACTTGCCCCGCTTCACGCTCATTGGCGCGACCACCCGCAGCGGGTTGCTCACCGCGCCCTTGCTCACGCGGTTTCCCATTCGCGAGCGGCTTGACTACTACCACGCCGACGACCTCCAACAAATCGTGACCCGCTCCGCCCGGCTGCTGAACGTTGAGATTGACAGCCAAGGCGCGCGGGAAATTGCCCGGCGCAGCCGTGGCACCCCGCGCATCACCAACAACCTCCTCCGCCGCGTCCGCGATTATGCCCAAGTCAAGCACACCGGCCGCATCACCCCGGAGGTTGCCGACAAGGCCCTGGCCATGCTGGAAATTGACGAGAACGGCCTTGATGAGATGGACAAACGCATCCTGGAGACGGTGATCGTCAAGTTCGGCGGCGGCCCCGTCGGGGTCAGCTCGATGGCGGTCGCCGTTGGGGAGGAACCCGACACGCTCGAAGAAGTCTATGAGCCTTACCTGATCATGGAAGGCTACCTCAAACGCACTCCTCAAGGCCGCGTTGCCACGGAGCTGAGCTACAAGAAGCTGGGGCTGCGGGCGGCGGGAGGAAAGCAGCCCAGTCTGCTGTAG
- a CDS encoding sigma-70 family RNA polymerase sigma factor, with the protein MKTRDHAEEWIPTRQSLLTRLKNWDDQEGWREFFETYWRLIYGVARKAGLNDAEGQEVVQETVIAIAKKMKKGAFKYDPARGSFKAWLLTLTQWRISDQLRKRQQVASRHPDLAAKTDLMETAPDSAAEARLSQHWDAEWQNNLLQVALEKVKSRVSARTFQIFQLHVVKDWPVERVVQTVGVGRAQVYLAKHRVSALVQKEAARLQKRFAWH; encoded by the coding sequence GTGAAGACAAGAGACCATGCGGAAGAATGGATTCCGACGCGGCAAAGCCTCCTGACTCGGCTAAAGAACTGGGATGACCAGGAAGGCTGGCGCGAGTTCTTCGAGACTTACTGGCGGCTCATCTACGGGGTGGCGCGCAAGGCGGGCTTGAACGACGCGGAAGGGCAGGAGGTGGTCCAGGAGACGGTAATCGCCATCGCCAAGAAGATGAAGAAGGGCGCGTTCAAGTACGACCCGGCGCGCGGCAGCTTCAAGGCCTGGCTGCTCACCCTCACGCAGTGGCGCATCAGCGACCAGCTCCGCAAGCGCCAGCAGGTGGCCAGCCGCCATCCCGATCTGGCCGCGAAGACGGATCTGATGGAGACCGCACCGGATTCAGCAGCCGAAGCGCGGCTCTCCCAGCATTGGGATGCCGAGTGGCAGAACAACTTGCTCCAGGTCGCTCTGGAGAAGGTCAAGTCCCGCGTCTCCGCGCGCACGTTTCAAATCTTCCAGCTCCACGTGGTGAAAGATTGGCCGGTAGAAAGGGTGGTCCAGACCGTTGGCGTCGGCCGCGCCCAAGTCTATCTCGCCAAGCACCGCGTCTCGGCCCTGGTCCAGAAGGAAGCGGCCAGACTCCAAAAGCGTTTCGCCTGGCACTGA
- a CDS encoding DUF4476 domain-containing protein: MSFSFLRFLGLLAANFIDVNSQARIAVEPLHNMKLINHLGCALLLCLTQFSTAAEPMRLDDTEFQRKFRTCKNERDDAERHRRFSEMARAYRLTSLQVKAITQSMRNDDARLEFATAAFPRTLDPENFYEVYDAFDTFSKVMRLHDRVRPIERQAAPIGYVPPLVDKEEFGGIVKSLRGESFDNTRTQVARQIFTTSRGLFLSAQVKQILDLFDFEQNKLAMAKLAYEFTFDKEKYYLVNEAFGFENSKTELSRYIEESNKKKTPRPANRVNP, translated from the coding sequence GTGAGTTTTAGCTTTTTGCGATTTCTGGGGCTCTTGGCGGCCAATTTCATCGACGTGAATAGTCAGGCCCGGATTGCCGTCGAACCGCTACACAATATGAAGCTCATTAACCATCTCGGATGCGCCCTCTTGCTTTGCTTGACGCAATTCTCCACGGCTGCCGAGCCGATGCGCCTGGATGATACGGAGTTTCAACGCAAATTCCGCACCTGCAAAAATGAACGGGACGACGCCGAAAGGCACCGCCGGTTTTCGGAAATGGCACGCGCGTACCGCCTCACCAGCCTCCAGGTGAAAGCCATCACGCAAAGCATGCGGAACGACGACGCGCGGCTTGAATTTGCGACTGCGGCTTTCCCGAGGACGCTGGATCCGGAGAACTTTTATGAGGTGTACGACGCCTTTGACACTTTCTCAAAGGTTATGCGTTTGCACGACCGCGTCCGTCCGATAGAACGACAGGCAGCGCCGATTGGATATGTGCCGCCACTGGTCGATAAGGAGGAATTCGGGGGCATCGTGAAATCGCTGCGTGGTGAGTCTTTCGACAATACCAGAACGCAGGTCGCGCGGCAGATCTTCACTACCAGCCGTGGTTTGTTTCTCTCAGCGCAGGTGAAGCAGATTCTAGATCTGTTCGACTTTGAGCAAAACAAGCTCGCGATGGCAAAGCTTGCCTACGAGTTTACCTTCGACAAAGAGAAGTACTACCTTGTGAACGAGGCTTTCGGATTCGAGAACAGCAAAACGGAGCTGTCCCGCTACATCGAGGAATCGAACAAGAAAAAGACGCCTCGGCCGGCGAACCGGGTCAATCCATAG